The window CGTCACCGTCGCCGTCTTCAACGGCAATGTCATCATGGGCTTGCGGTTGCCCTACGCCAATCTGCGCACCCACCGCAAGATCCTGATCGTCGACGGGAAAATTGCGCTGACGGGCGGGATGAACATCAGGGCGGGCTTCAGCGAGGAGGCAACAGGCGAGAGCTTTGCCCACGACACGCATTTCAGCGTCACCGGCCCTGTCGTGGCCGACCTCTTCGACCTCGCCGCCGAAGACTGGCGCTTCTCCACGCAGGAGTTGTTGAACGACGAGCCCTGGCGCATCGAACCGCCAGAGCGCAGCCCCGGCGATCCCATCCTGATGCGCGTCGTCGCCTCCGGCCCGGATCGCAGCGTCGAGACCAACCATAAGATGCTGATGGGCGCCTTTTCCGTGGCGCGCCAATCGATCCGCATTATGTCGCCCTATTTCCTGCCGGACCGCGAACTCATCAGCGCCCTGGTGACGGCGGCGCGGCGCGGCGTCGAAGTCGATATCGTCGTGCCTGCGGTCAACAACCTCGTGCTGGTCGACCGGGCGATGACGGCCCAATTCGACCAGATCCTCAAGAATTACTGCCGCATCTGGCGCTCCACCGGCAGCTTCAGCCATTCGAAGCTTCTGACGATCGACGGTACCTGGGCCTATGTCGGCTCTTCCAATCTCGACCCGCGCTCGCTGCGGCTGAATTTCGAGGTCGATCTCGAAGTGCTGAACGAGGGCTTCGCCGCCGAGATCGACGAGCACATCGAGGAAACCTTGAAAACGGCAACGCCGGTGACGCTTGAGGGGCTGCAGGCGCGACCCTTTGCGGTGCGGCTGCTCGAGAAGGTGCTATGGCTAGGGTCGCCCTATCTCTGAAGGATTTTTTGTGATCGGACGTGGCAAGTCCGGCTTGCCTGCCTATACTGCTGAGACAAGCCTTCTCGATCAACGGAACAATGCGCCTGCCGATGCACGCCAGAAAAGACAGCCTTCCCGCCAGCATTCTCGCCTCGATCAGGAGCAGGAAAAAGCGGCTCGACGCAGCCTATACGGAGGCAAGGCCGCGCAGTGCCGGAACGCTGATCGCCTCCTATAACGTGCACAAATGCATCGGAACCGACCGCCGCTTCGATCCGGAGCGCACCAGCCGGGTCATCCACGAAATCGGCGCCGACGTGATCGCGTTGCAGGAGGCCGACACGCGCTTCGGCGAGCGCACCGGCATTCTCGATCTCGGGCGGCTGGAGCGGGAGACGGGACTGATCGCGGTGCCGGTTGCCGGCATGGCGAAGGCGCATGGCTGGCACGGCAATGTCGTGCTCTTCAAGAAGGGGCTGGTGCATGACGTGCATCAGGTCAAGCTGCCGGGGCTGGAGCCGCGCGGCGCGCTCGTTGCCGAGATCGAACTCGAGAAGGGCGGGGTGCTGCGCATCATCGCCGCGCATTTCGGGCTGCTGCGCCATAGCAGAGCCCAGCAGGCCCGCATGCTGGTCGAGCTGATCAACGACAGGCACGAGATGCCAACCATCCTGCTCGGCGACCTCAACGAATGGCGGCTCGGCGACCGTTCTTCGCTCAACACCTTCCAATCCGCCTTCGGACCGCTGCCGCCCGCCGTCCCGAGTTTCCCCGCCGGCCTGCCGCTTCTGGCGCTCGACCGGATCATCGCCAACCGCAAGGGGATCATCTCGGAGGTGGAAGCACATGATACGCCACTGGCGCGTATCGCCTCCGACCACCTGCCGATCAAGGCGCTGATCGATCTGGAACCGGTGCCGGGCTGATGTCATGGCGACAATGGGTGCTGTCGCATTTGTCACTTCGGCCGGCGCTTTCACTCAGGCACGGCTGAAACGTCACCAACCGGATGACGTTCAATATGATCTCGAATATCCGCTCGCGCATCGATATCTCTCCTTTGCGATCATATGCCTCCCCTTGCCTCGCGCCTTCAAACGAGCTTATCGTCGGCCTCGAATGACTTGAGGTTATGGATGAAGCGTGGACGCCTGCCATTGACGGCTTTGCGGAGTTTCGAGGTCGCCGGCCGCCTCGAAAGCTTCACGCTGGCGGCGCAGGAGCTGTTCATCTCGCAGGCGGCGGTCAGCCGGCAGATCCGCGAGCTGGAGACGTTGCTGGGCGAAGCGCTCTTCGAGCGCCGGCATCGCAGCGTCCATCTGACCGCCTCAGGCAACAGGCTGCTGTCGATCATGACGTTATCCTTTGACCGGATCGACGAATGCCTGGAGGAAATCCGCTGCCGACCGGCGACTGCTGGGGTCACGATCAGCGCGGAACCCTCCTTCGCGGCGTGCTGGCTCGTTCCCCGCCTGCCGGAGTTTCACGAGCAGCATCCCGAGATCGACGTGACGATCGACTCCGATCCGCGCCTCGTCGAGTTCCGCAGCGGTCAGGCCGAGATCGCCATCCGCCACAGCGCCAGCGTGACCGCCTGGCCAAGGGCCGAGAGCGAACGTCTCGCCGATGTCAGAATGATAGCGGTCGCAGCGCCTGTCTTGCTCAAGACGGGGCCGGCTATCAAGCAGCCGGAGGACATTCTGCGCCACACGCTGTTGCATGAGGAAAACCGGGACGTGTGGTCGCGCTGGTTCGAAGCGGCTGATGTCGCCATGCCGCAGACGGCGCGGGGGCCGATCTATGCCGATGGCGGCCTGGTGATGCAGGCGGTCCTGCGCGGGCAGGGCGTAGCGCTGATGGACGAGATCTTCGCCGAGGAGGAGATCAAAGCGGGCCGGCTGCTTCGGCTCTTCGATCTTGCCATTCCTCACGGCGCCTACTGGCTCGTTGCGCGGAGTTTCAAACGGCTCGGACCACCTGCCTCGCTCTTCGTCCGTTGGATCGGATCCCGGATTGGGGGATCTTGAAGGCGGCAGATGTTGGCGAAGAATAGACGCCTTTGTCGCGGGGCAGGCCGGCGCCGGCTGGATCGGGGGCTCCTTGTCGAGAACCATGGTCAATGGCTTGTCGATTGTGCAGGCCGGCCAGTCGGGCAAGCCTTCGGCGCTCGGCTTGCCGTTGCGCGCGAAGTTGACCCAGGCCTGGCTGACCTTCCTGGAAAGCGCGAGGGCGTCGCTGCCACCGCCTGTCGACGTCTTGACCAGGGTGGCGTTCGCAAACACGTACGGCAAGCCGTCATCGCCGACAGCGCGGATATCAAAGCGCAATAATGCAGAACGTCCTTTTCATCAACTTATCCTCTTGTCGTTGATTTCGAATTTTCCAAAGCCCGACGGCCGCCATCCTCGACCGTCGTTGACTAACTAGGTCGGAGCCGACGCCTTTCAGGCCACAGTCAGATGGTTTGCTGGAGAGAGGATCACGCCGGAGGGTTGGACGGGGCTTTTTGCCGACCGGCCTCCAATGAACCAGGAGATCCGACGCCGCGCGGGCCGCTTCTGCGCGCTTTGCTCCTGCCGGACATCGAGTTTCTTGAGCACGCCTGACGGAATGCCGCTCGGCGCCTGAGTGGTGGCGATTGGCCAACTATCCGCACAGGTGATCACACGGCGGGATACGCGGAAAATCTCGCCGCTTGCCAGGACCGCGCTAGCGTCCGCCACTTGTCAGAAAGATGACGAAGGGACCACGCCGATCGTTGGGACGAGTGGTTTGTGCTGCGGCATCTTGTTTCCTTGTTCGTCGCCGACACTCAGTGCCTCGCGCACTTCATCCTCTTCCCAACCCGCCTCGATGGCGGAAGCCACGAGCGTTTCGATTTTCTCGGTTTCCGAGTTGTGCGAAGTCTCATCGAGGTGGCGTCTGGCGGTCTCGAGACACTGACGGAGGTTCGAAGCGCGGCTGGCGTTGTTACGGTCGTAGCTTGGCGATGCGACGTAGGTCATTTGAAAGCTCCCTGCTGATCGACAGGAACACCTGAAGAGAGAGCCGGTTCCACTGCGTGCCTGCGGTAAGCGCCGCCGGGTGCCGCCTCGTGGACTAGCGGCACCTACTGCCGCTGGTCCGCCTACATTCCGCCGCTCCGGATATCAAAGAGACTTCGACTTCGGCGCTATCCGGTAGGCCTGCCACATCCCGTGTCGAGATCTTTTCGTGACCGATGAAGGGATATCGGATCAGGTATTTTTGAGACCATTTCGGAGGTGCAGAAGGAATTGTGGAGCGGCGGACCAACCTGAGAACAAACGCCCCTTGACGTCTTTCGCTCTTTGAGAAATGCTAAGATGTCAGACCAATTCTAAAGGTCGGCTGCCTGATAAGAAAATGGGGAACCATGAAGGCAAATAGCAGCGACAGGCCGGTGATCCGGCCGCTTCCGGTCATGGACCGCGCGCGTCAGGTGACCGATGCGCTGGCGGATTATGTCGAGGAAGCCAGGTTGAAGGCGGGCGACCGTTTGCCGGCCGAGCGCGAGCTGATGGCAGCCCTTGCCGTCGGACGCTCCACCATTCGCGAAGCGATCCGCCACTTCCAGGCGCTCGGCGTCATTGAGACGCGCAAGGGCAGCGGCACCTATCTGCTGAAACCGGTTTCCAGGGCAACGATCCATATGCCGCTGTCGTTCGACACGGTTCATCTGCGCGACGTGCTGCTGCAGACGCTGGAGGTTCGCCGCGGCATCGAATGCGAGGCGGGCATGGTTGCGGCCCGGCGGCGCACGAGCACGGATCTCGTCGTCATCGAGGAGAAGCTGAACGAGATGGAGCGGGTGCATATCGAGAAAGGCACCTCCGGGCCGGAGGATCTGGCTTTCCATCTCGCTGTCTACGACGCCACCCACAATCCGCTGTTTCGCCAGCTTCTCGAGCAGATGCGCGAGACCTTCGAGCGCTTTTGGGAACATCCCTTCGACCGGCAGGATTTCGCGCGCCGGTCCTTTCCCTTTCACCGTACCCTTTTCAATGCAATCGCTGCCGGGGATCCCGAGGCGGCGCGCGCCGAAACATTGAAAATTCTCGATATCGTCGAGGAAGACATCAAGGAAATGTCCAAATGAGCAACGGCTCTGAACCGTTCGATCTTGCTTCCCTCATCACCGCGCATGACGAAGGCAACTTCGCCGACGCCGTCGTGCCGCCGATTTTCCAGACGTCGCTTTTCACCTTTTCCGATTACGACGAGATGATCGCCTCCTATCGCGGCGAAAAGGTGCGGCCGATCTATACGCGCGGCCTGAACCCGACGGTACGTGCCTTCGAGGAAATGCTCGCCAAGCTCGAAGGTGCCGAGGATGCGCTGGGTTTTGCCAGCGGCATGGCGGCGATCTCGTCGGCTGTCTTAAGCTTCGTCGAGCCGGGCGACCGCATCGTTGCCGTCAAGCATGTCTATCCCGATGCCTTTCGCCTGTTCGGCACCATCTTGAAGCGGATGAAGATCGAGGTGACCTATGTCGACGGGCGCGACGAGGAAGCGGTCGCCAAGGCGCTGCCCGGCGCCAAGCTGTTCTACATGGAAAGCCCGACGAGCTGGGTGATGGAAGCGCATGATGTCGGCGCGCTCGCAGCACTCGCCAGACAACACGGCGTCGTCTCGATGATCGACAACAGCTGGGCAAGCCCGTTCTTCCAGCGGCCGCTGACGCTCGGCGTCGACCTCGTCATTCATTCGGCATCGAAATATCTCGGTGGCCATAGCGATGTGGTGGCGGGCGTCATCGCCGGTTCGAAGGCGATGATTGCGCGCGTCAAGGCCGAGGCCTATCCCTATCTCGGCGGCAAGCTTTCGCCGTTCGACGCCTGGCTGCTGATCCGCGGGTTGCGGACGCTGCCGCTGCGCATGAGGGCCCACGAGGCATCCGCTCTCGAAATCGCCAGGCGCCTGCAGAAGCTCGACGTGGTGGAGACAGTCTGCCATCCAGGGCTCGCCAACCGTTTGCCCACTGGCCTCATCGGCACCTCGGGCCTGTTTTCCTTCATATTCCGCGAAGGCGTCGATATCCGCGCCTTCGCCGATCACCTCAAGCTCTTCAAACTGGGCGTAAGTTGGGGTGGACATGAAAGCCTGATCGTACCGGGCGAGGTGGTGCTTCAGCAGAAGGCACAGCCGAATTCCGCACATGCCTTCGGCATCCATGCGCGATCCGTACGTCTCCATGTCGGCCTGGAAGGAACCGAGGCGTTGTGGAGAGACATCGAGGAGGCGCTCGCCGCCGCCTCACAATCCTGAAACCCGAGAGAAACCTAACAAGGGGGAACTGAGCCATGAAAAAACTAATAATCTCGACGCTCTTTGCTTCGATGATGGCGGGCACGGCCTTTGCCGATACGACGCTGAAGCTTGTCGAAGTCATCACCAGCCCGGAGCGCACCGAAACGCTGAAATCGATCGTCGGCAAATTCGAAGCCGCCAATCCCGGCACCAAGGTCGACATCATCTCGCTGCCCTGGAACGAAGCGTTTCAGAAGTTCGCGACCATGGTGTCGGCCGGCGACGTGCCCGATGTGATGGAGATGCCCGATACCTGGCTGTCGCTCTATGCCAATAACGGCATGCTCGAGAGCCTGGAGCCCTACCTCGAAAAGTGGGAGCATACCAAGGAGCTGACGCCGCGCGCGCTCGAACTCGGCCGCGACGTCAAGAACACCGCCTATATGCTGCCCTACGGATTCTATCTGAGGGCGATGTTCTACAACAAGAAGCTGCTTGCCGAAGCCGGCGTCGCCGCGCCACCGAAGACGATGGAAGAATTCACCGCCGCTTCGGAGAAGGTTTCCAAACTGTCCGGCAAATACGGCTACTGCATGCGCGGCGGAGCGGGCGGCCTCAATGGCTGGATGATCTTCGCCGCCTCGATGGCCGGCTCGAACAAGTATTTCAACGACGACGGCACCTCGACGATGAACAGCCCTGGCTGGGCCAAGGGCATCGAATGGATGGTCGATCTCTACAAGAAGGGCTATGCGCCGAAGGACAGCGTCAACTGGGGCTTCAACGAAGTCGTCGCCGGCTTCTATTCCGGCACCTGCGCATTCCTCGACCAGGATCCGGATGCGCTGATCGCCATCGCCGAACGCATGAAGAAGGAAGATTTCGGCGTCATGCCGCTGCCGAAGGGTCCCGACGGCAAGTCCTTCCCGACGATCGGCTATGGCGGATGGTCGATGTTCACGACCAGCAGCAACAAGGATCTCTCCTGGAAGCTGATCGCCACCCTCGAAGGGCCGGAAGGCAATATCGAGTGGAACAAGCGCATCGGCGCCCTGCCGGCCTATACGGCGGCCGAGAAGGATCCCTTCTATGCCGGTGACCAGTTCAAGGGCTGGTTCGAGGAACTGGCGGACCCGAACACGGTACCAACAGTCATGCCGACCTATCTCGAGGAATTCGCCTTCTTCAAGGATTCGCTGGCGATCAAGACCTCGCAGCAGGCATTGCTCGGCGATATCTCCGCAAAGGATCTGGCCGACCAGTGGGCGGAATACCTCACCAAGGCGCAGCAGAAGTTCCTCGCCAAGAAGTAAGCAACGGACTGACGGCGGCGGCCTTTCGACGGGGCCGCCGTCGCTACTTTGATGACACAGACGGCGCATGAACGCCGCGAACGGGAACTCTTGGCTGATGACTATTTCCGCCGATACGCTCGACATGCGTCGCGACCGCAGGCCATGGCTGCGTCGCGTTGCCGATGCTTCGGAGCCCTATCTCTACAGCGCGCCGTCGCTGATCCTGATCATCGCGGTCATGCTGGTGCCGCTGACGGTCGGGATTTCCTACGCCTTCCGCGATATCCAGCTGCTCAATCCGTTTTCCGGCGGCTTCATCGGGCTCGATCATTTCCGCGAGCTTTCAGGCGATGCCGCCTTCTATGGCGCGTTGCGGAATACGCTCTGGTGGACCGGCGCCTCCGTCGTCCTGCAGTTCGTTTTCGGGCTCATCCTGGCGCTGTTGCTCGACAAGCCGTTTAAGGGCCGGGCAATCGCGCAGGCGCTGGTCTTCCTGCCCTGGGCCGTGCCGTCCTTTCTTGCTGGCCTCAACTGGGCCTGGCTGTTCAATCCCGTCATCGGGCCGATCCCGCACTGGCTCTTCGCCCTAGGGCTGATGCATGAGCCGGGCAATATCCTTTCCGACCCCAATTATGCGATGTGGGGGCCGATCGTCGCCAATGTCTGGTGGGGAATTCCCTTCTTCGCCATTACCCTGCTCGCCGCCTTGCAGGCGATCCCGCGCGATCTCTATGAGGCGGCGTCGATCGACGGCGCCGGCTGGTTCCAGCGTTTCCGCTCGATCACCCTGCCGTTTCTGGCGCCAACGATCGCCATCACCGTGCTGCTGCGCACCGTGTGGATTTCCAATTTCGCCGATCTCATCGTCGTCATGACTAATGGCGGGCCGGCAGACCGAACGCAGATCGTCGCCAGCTACATCTTCACGACAGCCTTCAGGCGGCTCGATTTCGGTTATGCCTCGGCGATCGCGCTGGTGCTGCTCGTGCTGCTGCTTGCCTATTCGATGCTGATCATCCTGCTCCGGCAGACGCTGCTGAACAAGGATTGAGATCATGAGACGATCCGTCATTCCCACCATCGCACACCGTCTGGCGATCCTCTGCTACATCGCCTTCGCGCTCTTTCCGCTGTTCTGGCTGCTCAAGGTCTCGGTGACGCCGAACGACCTGCTCTATAGCGAGGGCGTGCGCATGTGGCCGTCGCGCACGACATGGGATCACTATGCCTTCGTGCTGCGGCACAGCGCCTTTCCGACCTTCTTCAAGAACAGCCTGATCGTCTCGGCCTCGACGGCCGTCACCGTGACGATCTGCGCCTCGTTATCGGGATATGCGCTGTCGCGCTTCAATTTCCGGGCAAAATACTGGATCGTCGCCCTGATGCTGCTGACCCAGATGTTCCCACTCGTCATGCTGGTGGCGCCGATCTTCAAGATCCTGTCTCCTCTGCATCTGACCAACAGCCTGACCGGGCTCGTCATCGTTTACACCGCCTTCAACGTGCCTTTCGCCACCTTCCTGATGCAGTCCTTCTTCGACGGCATTCCGAGGGATCTCGAAGAGGCGGCGAAGATCGACGGGGCGACGCAGTTCACGGCGTTTCGCCAGATCATCCTGCCGCTGACGCTGCCGGGTATCGCCGCCACACTCGGCTTCGTTTTCACTGCCGCCTGGAGCGAGCTGCTCTTCGCGCTGATGCTGATCAACGGCAATGACGCGGCGACCTTCCCGGTCGGCCTTCTCACCTTCGTTTCGAAATTCTCGGTGGACTTCGGGCAGATGATGGCGGCGGGCGTCATGGCGCTCATTCCGGCCGGCCTCTTCTTCCTGCTCATCCAGCGCTATCTCGTCCAGGGCCTGACGGCCGGCGCGGTCAAGGGTTAAACAAATGGCATCGATCGATATCCGGAATATCCGCAAAGCCTATGGCCATGTGCAGGTGCTGCACGGCGTCGACCTCGAAATCCGGGACGGCGAATTCGTCGTGCTCGTCGGCCCGTCCGGCTGCGGCAAGTCCACGCTGCTGCGCATGATCGCCGGGCTGGAGGAGGTCACAGCAGGCGAGATCCGCATCGCCGGCAATAGGGTAAACGAGCTGCATCCCAAGGATCGCGACATCGCCATGGTGTTCCAGTCCTATGCACTTTACCCGCATATGAACGTCGCCGGCAATATGAGCTACAGCCTCAGGCTGCGGAAGGTGGCGAAGGAGAAGATTGCAAGCGCGGTGGCTGCGGCCGCCGCCAAGCTCGGCCTCGATCCGCTGCTCGAACGCAGGCCGAAGGCGCTTTCCGGCGGCCAGCGACAGCGCGTCGCCATGGGCCGCGCCATCGTGCGCCAGCCGAAGGCCTTCCTGTTCGACGAACCGCTGTCCAACCTCGATGCGCGACTGCGCGAGCAGATGCGCGCCGAAATCAAGAAACTGCATGGCGACCTGAAGGCGACCTCGATCTACGTGACCCACGACCAGATCGAGGCAATGACGCTGGCGGACCGGATCGTCGCCATGCATGGCGGGGTGGTCCAGCAGGTCGGCAGTCCCCTGGAGCTCTACGACCGCCCCGCCAATCTCTTCGTTGCCGGCTTCATCGGATCGCCGGGGATGAATTTCCTCGAGGCCAGCTATGATGCAGGCGGCGTGAAGCTGAAGGACGGCACGATCGTGCCGCTTGCAAAGCCTCTGCCGCTTTCAGACGGCGCAAAGGTGACGCTCGGCATCCGGCCGGAGCATGTTGTGATGAGCGACGGCGGGGCGGGGCTTTCCGCGGATGTGGAACTCGTCGAACCGACAGGCTTCGGCATCATCCTGCACCTTGCCCTGCATGGCCTGCCGTTCAAGATCTTCACGCTGAACCGCGACGCGCTGAAGGCGGGTCCGAAAGTCAATGTGGCCTTCCCGGCCCAGTATCTGCATGTGTTCGACGGTGAAGGAAAACGCGTCGACTGAGTGGTTGAGGTAGCTTGCTCGCCGCCGCGTGATGGCTGAAAGACGGATTGAATGGCGAAACCCTCACGTGCTGCGAGCGGAAAAACCTTTTGCCGCATCGTCCGGGAGGGCTATATCGTTCGTGTGATCTTGCTGGATTGGATGCCATGACCGACACTGTTCTCGACCGCTTTCTCCGTTATGTCGTTATCGACACGCAATCCGACCCTGCCTCGTCGACGCAGCCGACCACCGGCAAGCAGAAGGATCTGGGCCGGGTTTTGGTCGATGAACTGCTGAAGATCGGTCTTGCCGACGCGCATCTCGATGAACACGGCTATGTCTACGCGACCATTCCGGCCAATAGCGACAAGACGGTGCCGGTCATCTGTTTCTGCTCGCACATGGATACGGCGCCCGATTTCAACGGCACTGATGTCAAGCCGCAGATCGTCAGGAATTATGCCGGCGGGGATATCAAGCTTGCCGGCGACACGGGTCGGGTGATCCGCGTCAGCGATCATCCCGAGCTGAAGAACCAGATCGGCAACGACATCGTCACGACCGATGGAACGACATTGCTCGGCGCCGACGACAAGGCCGGACTGGCTGAGATCATGACCGCGGCTCAGATCCTCGTCGACAATCCTGATATCAGGCACGGGACGATCAAGATCCTGTTCACCCCCGACGAAGAAGTCGGGCGCGGCGTCAACAAGGTCGACCTGAAGAAACTCGGTGCCGACTTCGCCTATACGATGGACGGCGAGACGGCCGGCCATATCGAGGATGAGACCTTCTCGGCCGACGGCGTCGAAATCAGCATTTCAGGTGTGGCGATCCATCCCGGTTTCGCCAAGGACCGCATGGAAAACGCCATCAAGATCGCCGGCGCCATCATCGACCGGCTGCCGAGGGATATTGCCCCCGAGACCACGGAAGGCCAGCAGGGCTTCATCCATCCGATCGGCGTCACCGGCTCGATGGAGAAGGCTGCGCTGAGCTTCATCATCCGTGACTTCACCGACACGGGGTTGACGGAAAAGGAAACGATGCTCGAAGCCATCGTCAAGGACGTCATATCAGCCTATCCCGGCTCGACCTATCATTTCCAGGTCAAGGAGCAGTATCGCAACATGAAGGTGGTGCTCGATCGTCACCCGGAGATCGTCGAGAACGCGATCGAGGCGGTGCGCCGGGCCGGCATGACGCCGCTGCGCGGTAGCATCCGCGGCGGCACCGACGGCTCGCGCCTTTCCTTCATGGGGCTGCCGTGCCCGAACATCTTCGCCGGCGGTCATGCTTTCCACTCGCCGCTCGAATGGGTGAGCCGTCAGGATATGGAAAAGGCGGTCAAAACGATCGTGGAACTGGCGAGGGTCTGGGAAGAGCGCGCCTAAGCCAAGTCCAGCAAAAGTGCGCCGCAGTTTTGCGTCCGGAATTGCGCGGCAACAAAACGCGCTTCGACCTAACTCTTAAACCAGAAGGGCGGTTTAACCGCCGTTCGCCGGAAGGCTTTCACGCAGCATCACGCTGTCATAGGCGGGGCGTGGAATAGGGATCGCAATGGGCATTCCCGGCTCGGGCTCGACCGATGTTACCGGTGATGTCTCCGGCGCGGTCACCGGCGCCGTGATCCGCATCTGCCCCGTGCTCGCCGTCGCCATGGGGTCCGGAGCCGGGAGAGGAACGGGAACCGCCGAGGGAATCAGGGCCTCGAATTGCGGCGGCAGCATGCTTTCGCCGGGCACATAGTTCATCGCCACCTCGTAGGAGGGCAGCGGCGGCGGCGTTTCAAGCATGCCGTTGGAGTCGCGCTTTTCGTAGAAGGCGTTGCCGCCGGCAACCGTCACATAGTGCATATTGTCGTAGGGGAATTTTAGCCCATCGGTGTGGAAGAACATCGCGTCCTTCACCGCAGGATGGCGTGCGCCTTTAACAAGGATTGCATCGGCCGCGCTGGCAAGCTCGGTTTCTGCCTGCGGCTTGACTTCACGCGTCATCACGCCGGGCGCGAACTGCTTTTTCTGGGCCACCACGCCGCAGATCGATGTGGGATAGGCGCCGGAGGTGAGCCTGTTCATTACGACGGTCCCGACAGCCATGTAGCCGTCCTCGTCCGAATGCAGCGATTCGAAATACATCGCGCGCTGCAGGCACTCGCGGTCTTTGGCCGTATAATTGAACGTGACTTTCGCCGCTTGGCCCTGCTTCGTCTTGGTGTTCCCCGCCGTTGCCGCCGGTTTCGATGTCGTCGTGCAGCTAGCAGCTGCCAGTCCTACGAACAAAATCCCGATCAGGGATTTTCCAAAGGAAATCTCCGCCCTCAACGTCAGGTGCCTCCTATTGGGATTTAGTCCAGCCCTTTATGATTAGCGAAAACGTTTTTACTCGTCATGTGACCGAAATACAAACAACCGTAGATCACAAAAAGACCGATGAATGCTCGCGATATACGATTCCGGCGATGGCCTCCTGCATAATTCCCTAAATCGGAATCGGTTTAGGGATAAAATTATGCAGGAATTCAAGGTGTTGCAGCGTCCCGATCTCCATCAGCTGCGAAACAGCTTCCAGCGGGTCGGCTTGAAAGACACCCGGTTGCGGTCGAGCCTGTCGGCCTCGCTCGGCGGCAATTCGATCTCGATATGCGGGCGATCGTTGCCGATATCCAATTCGATATGGCGGGTGCCTGCCACGCGGCGGCTGGAGACCGGCTGGCCTGCGATACAGTTTTCGGCC of the Rhizobium brockwellii genome contains:
- a CDS encoding phospholipase D-like domain-containing protein, which codes for MFYLLSTYWPHILFVVSVAMGAAAAIHAAMTKEEVRAAIGWVGVIILSPIIGAVLYAIAGINRIRRKSLSVRRDALLLAAEFDELETFDAEAETVISQFGRRFAALQTLGDRVTRNPLTTGNTIDVLETGDEAYAAMKTAIDEATRSILLETYIFDRDAVGLRIADALIAAASRGVEVRVLIDAVGARYSVPSILGHLREGGVTVAVFNGNVIMGLRLPYANLRTHRKILIVDGKIALTGGMNIRAGFSEEATGESFAHDTHFSVTGPVVADLFDLAAEDWRFSTQELLNDEPWRIEPPERSPGDPILMRVVASGPDRSVETNHKMLMGAFSVARQSIRIMSPYFLPDRELISALVTAARRGVEVDIVVPAVNNLVLVDRAMTAQFDQILKNYCRIWRSTGSFSHSKLLTIDGTWAYVGSSNLDPRSLRLNFEVDLEVLNEGFAAEIDEHIEETLKTATPVTLEGLQARPFAVRLLEKVLWLGSPYL
- a CDS encoding endonuclease/exonuclease/phosphatase family protein is translated as MHARKDSLPASILASIRSRKKRLDAAYTEARPRSAGTLIASYNVHKCIGTDRRFDPERTSRVIHEIGADVIALQEADTRFGERTGILDLGRLERETGLIAVPVAGMAKAHGWHGNVVLFKKGLVHDVHQVKLPGLEPRGALVAEIELEKGGVLRIIAAHFGLLRHSRAQQARMLVELINDRHEMPTILLGDLNEWRLGDRSSLNTFQSAFGPLPPAVPSFPAGLPLLALDRIIANRKGIISEVEAHDTPLARIASDHLPIKALIDLEPVPG
- a CDS encoding LysR substrate-binding domain-containing protein, translated to MKRGRLPLTALRSFEVAGRLESFTLAAQELFISQAAVSRQIRELETLLGEALFERRHRSVHLTASGNRLLSIMTLSFDRIDECLEEIRCRPATAGVTISAEPSFAACWLVPRLPEFHEQHPEIDVTIDSDPRLVEFRSGQAEIAIRHSASVTAWPRAESERLADVRMIAVAAPVLLKTGPAIKQPEDILRHTLLHEENRDVWSRWFEAADVAMPQTARGPIYADGGLVMQAVLRGQGVALMDEIFAEEEIKAGRLLRLFDLAIPHGAYWLVARSFKRLGPPASLFVRWIGSRIGGS
- a CDS encoding FadR/GntR family transcriptional regulator, which produces MKANSSDRPVIRPLPVMDRARQVTDALADYVEEARLKAGDRLPAERELMAALAVGRSTIREAIRHFQALGVIETRKGSGTYLLKPVSRATIHMPLSFDTVHLRDVLLQTLEVRRGIECEAGMVAARRRTSTDLVVIEEKLNEMERVHIEKGTSGPEDLAFHLAVYDATHNPLFRQLLEQMRETFERFWEHPFDRQDFARRSFPFHRTLFNAIAAGDPEAARAETLKILDIVEEDIKEMSK
- a CDS encoding PLP-dependent transferase; the encoded protein is MSNGSEPFDLASLITAHDEGNFADAVVPPIFQTSLFTFSDYDEMIASYRGEKVRPIYTRGLNPTVRAFEEMLAKLEGAEDALGFASGMAAISSAVLSFVEPGDRIVAVKHVYPDAFRLFGTILKRMKIEVTYVDGRDEEAVAKALPGAKLFYMESPTSWVMEAHDVGALAALARQHGVVSMIDNSWASPFFQRPLTLGVDLVIHSASKYLGGHSDVVAGVIAGSKAMIARVKAEAYPYLGGKLSPFDAWLLIRGLRTLPLRMRAHEASALEIARRLQKLDVVETVCHPGLANRLPTGLIGTSGLFSFIFREGVDIRAFADHLKLFKLGVSWGGHESLIVPGEVVLQQKAQPNSAHAFGIHARSVRLHVGLEGTEALWRDIEEALAAASQS
- a CDS encoding ABC transporter substrate-binding protein; amino-acid sequence: MKKLIISTLFASMMAGTAFADTTLKLVEVITSPERTETLKSIVGKFEAANPGTKVDIISLPWNEAFQKFATMVSAGDVPDVMEMPDTWLSLYANNGMLESLEPYLEKWEHTKELTPRALELGRDVKNTAYMLPYGFYLRAMFYNKKLLAEAGVAAPPKTMEEFTAASEKVSKLSGKYGYCMRGGAGGLNGWMIFAASMAGSNKYFNDDGTSTMNSPGWAKGIEWMVDLYKKGYAPKDSVNWGFNEVVAGFYSGTCAFLDQDPDALIAIAERMKKEDFGVMPLPKGPDGKSFPTIGYGGWSMFTTSSNKDLSWKLIATLEGPEGNIEWNKRIGALPAYTAAEKDPFYAGDQFKGWFEELADPNTVPTVMPTYLEEFAFFKDSLAIKTSQQALLGDISAKDLADQWAEYLTKAQQKFLAKK
- a CDS encoding carbohydrate ABC transporter permease; this translates as MTISADTLDMRRDRRPWLRRVADASEPYLYSAPSLILIIAVMLVPLTVGISYAFRDIQLLNPFSGGFIGLDHFRELSGDAAFYGALRNTLWWTGASVVLQFVFGLILALLLDKPFKGRAIAQALVFLPWAVPSFLAGLNWAWLFNPVIGPIPHWLFALGLMHEPGNILSDPNYAMWGPIVANVWWGIPFFAITLLAALQAIPRDLYEAASIDGAGWFQRFRSITLPFLAPTIAITVLLRTVWISNFADLIVVMTNGGPADRTQIVASYIFTTAFRRLDFGYASAIALVLLVLLLAYSMLIILLRQTLLNKD